Part of the Brevibacillus brevis genome is shown below.
AAATGGCAAGCGCATTCAAAAACCAACCTATCATGAAGATTCGGATATCCTCATACTTCCGATTCGACGCCAGAAACAGCAAAATAAATACGTAAGCGATCGAAACAAATATACCTCCGTAACTCGGAAAAATCGCGGAGAGGATCTGAAGGCCGATGCTGGTGAACAGCAAATACAGCATCCGAAAACTCGGGATCGATTTGATTCTGCCGCCTCTCAAAAAAGCAACTAGAAAAGAGAAACAGATTACATCGAGTAACATTTTTCTGCCTCCAAATCTTAAGAAAAAACACCACTTTATTTAAAGCGGTGTTTTTATCTAGAAAAAATCAACCGAAATTATAATTTGCCGAAGTAGCAGCTACGATTGCAGCAACCATCAAAAATGTAACCACCCATTTTTTCATCTCTTTTTTCCCCCCCTTAACTATAGTGGAGAAAGCTGGATTCGCTATTGGTTCACCCAGAGGCCAAGCGACCAATTACAGCCCCTGTGCCACTTTCCTTTTCATATGGAAAAGGGCGGATTCGCTACTGGCTCCATACGGACCAAGCGACCAAATACAGTCCGTACTTCTTTGCGACTTTCATACCTATATTTTACACATAAGTGACAAAATTCGGCAATCATATATTCATAGTCTATTAGATTTAATTCACAGGTAGTTCCAAAGGACTAGCACTATCCTCACACCAGTGCGGCCAGAATGGCTTTCTGAGCGTGGAGGCGATTCTCCGCCTGGTCAAAGATAAACGAGCGGGCTCCGTCGATTACGCCGGCCGTCACTTCTTCGCCGCGATGTGCAGGCAGGCAGTGCAGGAACAGGTAGTTTGGATCTGCAAGAGCTACCAGTTCTTCGTTGACCTGATAGTCTGCGAAAGCTTTCAGACGCACCTCGTTTTCAGCTTCAAAGCCCATGCTGGTCCATACGTCAGTGTAGACCGCATCCGCACCCGCCACTGCTTTTGCCGGGTCGTGCGTCACCATCAGGGCGCCTCCGTTTTGCTGCGCATATTGCTTCGCTTTCTCAACGATAGCGCTGTCCATTTCATAGCCGGCCGGAGTCGCCACCCGCACGTCCATTCCGAGCAAAACAGCCGCCAGTACCAGTGAATTGGCTACGTTGTTTCCGTCGCCGACGTATGCCAGCTTGATTCCTTTCAGCTTCCCTTTGTGCTCCCAGATCGTCAGCATGTCAGCCAAGGCCTGGCAAGGATGATACAGGTCGGTCAAGCCGTTGATGATCGGGATGGTGGCGTGCTCCGCCAGCTCTTCCACATACGAGTGCGAGAACGTGCGGATCATGATCGCATCGACGTAGCGCGAAAGCACCTTGGCCGTATCGCTGATTGGCTCGCCGCGACCGAGCTGCAGCTCTTTCCCGCTGAGGAACATGCCCATGCCGCCCAGCTGATACATGCCTACTTCAAAAGAAACACGCGTCCGTGTCGAAGCCTTGTCGAAAATCATGCCAAGCGTTTTGCCTTGCAGAGGCTGGAACGGCTGTCCCAGCTTCTGCAAATGCTTGACGTGAGCCGCCAGATGCAACAGCTCCATCAATTCTTCCCCGTTGAACTCGTCGATTCTGAGCAGGTCCTTTCCTTTATGCTTGCTGAGCGGCAAGCTTGGAAAGTGTTCCAATATCTTCACTGGCTGCATGAGAGCCACCTCTTTTCTCCTGAATGGATTTCACGTACAAATCGAATGTCTCCACCGCCGAAAACAGCGGCACGCCATGCTGTACCAGGCGTCCGCGAATCGCGAATCCGGTGCGCCCCTGGCGATTTCCGACAGTAGCCGTCACCAGAGCAAATGCCGCCTTTTCCTTTTGCAGCAGCTCGATCAGCTTGGCTTCGTCCGCAATGACATGGCTGACGGCTACCCCGTTTGCTTGCAGCCATTCGGCTGTGCCAAGCGTCGCCGCAAGTACAGCCCCCTCTGCTTTCAGCTGCGCCAGCGTCCTGCCCACGCCTCCCTGCTTGTCGGCGTCTTTCAGCGACACGATGACGGTGTGGCCAGCCTTCCAGTCTCCGTACCATTTGTCTTTGAAAGCGAATGCCTTGCCTGCCGCCTCGGCAAAGGTGCGTCCCAGACCGAGCACTTCGCCGGTCGATTTCATTTCCGGCCCCAGCACCGGATCGACTCCGTTCAGCTTCACCGTGGAGAATACCGGCGCTTTGACGACAGCGAACGGGATGTCCGGCAAAAGTCCCGTACGGTATCCCATGTCCGCCAGCTTCCCGCCCAGCTGCGCCTGAACCGCCAGCTGCACCATCGGAATGCCGGTTACCTTGCTCGTGATCGGAACCGTACGCGATGCGCGCGGGTTCACTTCCAGCACGTACACGGTGCTGCCGTCGATCACAAACTGAATGTTGATCAGGCCGACCGCGCCCATTTCCTTCGCGATCGCCTCGGTATAGCGGGCGATCTTTTGCTTGATTTCGTCGGAGAGACCAGGTGCAGGGAAAAGCGCCACGCTATCCCCGGAGTGAATCCCCGCTTTTTCGACATGCTGGAAAATGCCTGGAATAATGACGCTCTCACCGTCGCAGACGGCGTCCACTTCCGCTTCCTGGCCCGGCACGTATTTATCCACCAGCAGCGGGAAGAACGATTTGCTGTCAGGGTGGTTCAGCCATCCGTTGATAGTGGCAGCCAGCTCTGCATGGTCGTGAACGACTGCCATACCCTGGCCTCCAATCACGTAAGACGGACGCATCAGCACCGGAAAACCGACCTCTTCAGCGATGGCCGTCGCTTCCTCCAGCGAGGATACGCCTTTCCCAGGGATGTGCGGGATGTCCAGCTTGCGCAGCATTTCGTAGAAAAGCTCGCGGTCTTCCGCACGCTCGATGGCCGACAGGGACGTGCCCAGCACTTTCAGACCCGCTTTCTCCAGCTTGGCTGCCAGATTGATCGCCGTCTGGCCGCCGAATTGCACCATGACCCCTTCCACCTGCTCGCGCTCGGCGATGTGCAGTACGTCTTCCGCGTGAAGCGGTTCAAAATACAAATGGTCCGCCGTTTCATAGTCCGTACTGACGGTCTCCGGGTTGTTGTTTACGACGACCGCAGCGATGCCGTTCTTTTGCAGCGATTTGGCCGCGTGCACCGAGCAGTAGTCAAACTCAATCCCTTGCCCGATGCGGATCGGACCGGATCCGAGCACCATGATCTTGCGTCCGGTCAAGGCTTCGACTTCATCGACGCCTTGCCAGTCGGAGTAGTAATAAGGCGTCTGCGCGTCAAACTCCGCCGCGCATGTGTCCACGATTTTGTACGTCGGCGCAATGCCTGCCTTGTCTCGCATTTGTTTGATCGCGGCCGCATCCCGACCGGTCAGGGCAGCAATCGTCTCGTCCGCGAATCCGCGGCGCTTCGCTTCGAGGAGCAGCTCAAGCGGCAGATCGCCGCCTTCGCAGCATGCCAGCTCGAGCTCCAGGTCGACGATTTTGCGGAGACTGCGCAGGAAGAACCGATCGACTCCCGTCAGACTGTGCAGCTCTTCTTCCGTAAAGCCTTTGCGGATCGCCTCCGCGAACACGAACAGACGGATGTCCGTCGCCTCTTGCAAGGCATGAGACAGCTCCTCGCGCGTCCACGAAGCCAGCTCCGGCCGGGACAGATGCGTGCAGCCCTGCTCGAGGGAACGCACCGCTTTCAGGAGTCCTGCCTCCAGATTGCGTGCGATGGACATGACTTCGCCGGTCGCCTTCATCTGCGTCCCCAGCTTGCGGTCGGCGAGCGGGAACTTGTCAAACGGGAAGCGCGGGATTTTCACTACGACGTAGTCCAGCGACGGCTCGAAGCTCGCGTACGTATAGCCGGTGATCGGATTCAGCACCTCGTCCAGCCCGTAGCCAAGTGCCAGCTTGGCCGCGATCCGTGCAATCGGGTAGCCGGTCGCTTTGGATGCGAGCGCACTGGAACGGCTCACCCGCGGGTTTACCTCAATCAGGACATACCGATCGGAATGCGGGTCAAGCGCGAATTGGATGTTGCAGCCGCCAACGACGCCCAAGGAACGGATGACCTTGGTCGATACGCTGCGCAGCATTTGGTACTGGCGGTCCGTCAACGTCTGGGAAGGTGCCACGACAATGCTGTCTCCCGTGTGGATCCCGACCGGGTCCAGGTTTTCCATATTGCAGACGATGATGCAGGTGTCGTTGGCATCCCGCATCACCTCGTATTCGATTTCTTTCCAGCCCTTTACGCTGCGCTCGATCAGCACCTGGCCAATCGGGCTGGCTGCGATGCCGCCCGCAGCCACTTTGCGCAAAGTCGGTTCGTCTGCGGCGATGCCGCCTCCTGCGCCGCCAAGTGTATACGCCGGACGCACGATGACGGGATAGCCGATGGAATTTGCAAACGCGATGGCTTCCTCGACGGATTCGACCGTTTCGCTCTCCGGCACAGGCTCGCCGATTCTCTGCATCAGCTGCTTGAACAGCTCGCGGTCTTCTCCGTTTTCGATCGCAGCAAGGGGTGTCCCCAACAGCTCTACGTTGTATTTTTCCAAAACGCCCGCTTCCGACAGGGCAACCGCCAGATTGAGACCGGTTTGGCCGCCGAGAGTCGGCAACAGGCCGTCCGGGCGTTCCTTGGCGATGATCGCTGTCACGGAATCCACGGTGAGCGGCTCCAGGTACACCTTGTCGGCCACCTGTTCATCCGTCATGATCGTGGCCGGATTGTTATTCACCAGGACGACCTGCACGCCTGCCTCCTTCAAGGAAAGGCAGGCCTGCGCGCCCGCATAGTCAAATTCTGCTGCCTGGCCGATCACGATCGGCCCGGAACCGATAACCAACACCTTATGGATGTGAGACAATTTAGGCATAATTCTTCGCTCCTACTACGCGCATGGATTGCATGAATTGGTGGAAAATATGAGAAGTGTCGCTAGGTCCGGGATGTGCTTCCGGGTGAAACTGCACGCTGAAAACGGGCAGGCTCAGGTGGCGAAGTCCTTCGACCGAGCCGTCGTTGACGTTGCGATACGAAACAACCAGGTGACGTTTGTCCAGAGCCTCTTCTTTGACCACATACCCGTGGTTTTGTGAAGTCAGATACACTTTGCCCGTCGTCAGGTCTTTGACCGGATGGTTGCTGCCGCGATGGCCGTACGCGAGCTTCTCGGTCTTGCCGCCGTACATGAGCGCCAGCACCTGGTGGCCCAGACAGATGCCCAAGGTCGGGTACTGCTCCACCGCTTTGCGCCATTCGCTGCAGTACGCGAGCAGGTGCTCCGGATCCCCGGGGCCGTTGGAAAACAGCAGGCCGTCCGGCTGCAGCGCCTTGATTTGCGCATACGTCGCATCAAACGGAACTACCGTCACGCGGCATCCCAGCTCCAGCAGCGCATCGAGGATCGACTGCTTCATCCCCAGATCTACCAGCACGACATGCTCTCCCGTACCCGGGTAGCGCTCGACTTGCTGGGTGGATACATTCGCCACGAGCGACTTTTTGGCGTGTTTGTACCGCATCGCCGCGACTTCCTGCGCCTCGAGAGGGTGATCGGAAATGACTCCGAAAACAGGGCCGTCTTGACGTACCCGCTTGGTAATCGTCCGGGTATCGATGCCGGCCAGAATCGGAAAGCCGAAATCCTCGGCTGCTTCCGCCAGCGTTTTGTTCGATTCGTAGTGGCTCGGCTCCATGCAGAGCTCGCTGACGATCATGCCGGTCAAGGCGGGTTTTGCCGCTTCGTAGTCTCTTTCGTTAATTCCGTAATTGCCGATCAACGGATACGTGAAGGTAACGATCTGCCCCGCGAAGGACGGGTCTGTCATCACTTCCTGATAACCGGTCATTCCTGTATGAAAAACCACTTCGCCAAAGCCGGTGATGGGTGCTCCGTACAACGTCCCCGTGAACACTTCCCCGCTCTCCAGCGTGAGATATCCGATCCCTAGTCCTTTTTTCTCTGTACTCATCTATGAAAGCCACTCCTCTCCAAAGGGCACACTTACCGAGAATTTATGCAACTCTTTGTATTAATATACATTTGAAATTATAAAAATGCAACGAGTTTTTTGTCCTTTCCCACTCGTTGCATTTTTCCAATGCACGCACTATTTCCTTTTTACGCCTGGGACAGCCCTTCGCTCAAGGCGGCTACTGCCTGCTTCACTTCCGCTTCCGTCGTGATGAAGGAAGGGAGAAGCCTGACGACGTTCGGCCCTGCCGTAAGCAAAATGACGCCTTTCTTTTCACGGGCGTAGTTTACTGCACCCGCTGCCGGGACGGTCAGCTCTACTCCCAGTAACAGCCCTTTGCCTCGCACCGTTACCACCTTGTCCGGATGGGCGGCTTTGAGCTGCTCCAGCTCCTGGACCAGCAGCGCATGAACTTTCGCCACTTGCTGAAGGATGTTCGCTTCTTCCATGGCCTCCAGCGTCGCGATGCCCGCGGTCGTCGCCAGCGGGTTGCCGCCAAATGTGGTACCGTGGGTGCCCGGAGCAAATGCTTCCGCCACTTCTTTGGTAGCCACCATCGCTCCGATCGGGAATCCGCTGCCCAGCCCCTTCGCCAAAGAAATGGCATCCGGCTTCACGCCGTACTGCTGGAAGGCAAACCAGCTTCCTGTGCGGCCGATACCGGTCTGAATCTCGTCGACCAGCAGAAGCAGTCCATGCTCGTCGCAAAGTTCACGCAGCCCTTTTACCCACGCCTCCTCGGCAGGATGGACGCCGCCCTCGCCCTGGATCAGCTCCAGCATGATGGCGCAGGTCTTGTCGGTGATAGCCGCCTTTACCGCTTCCAGATCATTGTATGCCACGGTGACGAACCCTTGCGGCAATGGAGCGAATCCGTCCTTTACCTTGTCCTGTCCGGTCGCCGTGAG
Proteins encoded:
- the argF gene encoding ornithine carbamoyltransferase; protein product: MQPVKILEHFPSLPLSKHKGKDLLRIDEFNGEELMELLHLAAHVKHLQKLGQPFQPLQGKTLGMIFDKASTRTRVSFEVGMYQLGGMGMFLSGKELQLGRGEPISDTAKVLSRYVDAIMIRTFSHSYVEELAEHATIPIINGLTDLYHPCQALADMLTIWEHKGKLKGIKLAYVGDGNNVANSLVLAAVLLGMDVRVATPAGYEMDSAIVEKAKQYAQQNGGALMVTHDPAKAVAGADAVYTDVWTSMGFEAENEVRLKAFADYQVNEELVALADPNYLFLHCLPAHRGEEVTAGVIDGARSFIFDQAENRLHAQKAILAALV
- the carB gene encoding carbamoyl-phosphate synthase (glutamine-hydrolyzing) large subunit translates to MPKLSHIHKVLVIGSGPIVIGQAAEFDYAGAQACLSLKEAGVQVVLVNNNPATIMTDEQVADKVYLEPLTVDSVTAIIAKERPDGLLPTLGGQTGLNLAVALSEAGVLEKYNVELLGTPLAAIENGEDRELFKQLMQRIGEPVPESETVESVEEAIAFANSIGYPVIVRPAYTLGGAGGGIAADEPTLRKVAAGGIAASPIGQVLIERSVKGWKEIEYEVMRDANDTCIIVCNMENLDPVGIHTGDSIVVAPSQTLTDRQYQMLRSVSTKVIRSLGVVGGCNIQFALDPHSDRYVLIEVNPRVSRSSALASKATGYPIARIAAKLALGYGLDEVLNPITGYTYASFEPSLDYVVVKIPRFPFDKFPLADRKLGTQMKATGEVMSIARNLEAGLLKAVRSLEQGCTHLSRPELASWTREELSHALQEATDIRLFVFAEAIRKGFTEEELHSLTGVDRFFLRSLRKIVDLELELACCEGGDLPLELLLEAKRRGFADETIAALTGRDAAAIKQMRDKAGIAPTYKIVDTCAAEFDAQTPYYYSDWQGVDEVEALTGRKIMVLGSGPIRIGQGIEFDYCSVHAAKSLQKNGIAAVVVNNNPETVSTDYETADHLYFEPLHAEDVLHIAEREQVEGVMVQFGGQTAINLAAKLEKAGLKVLGTSLSAIERAEDRELFYEMLRKLDIPHIPGKGVSSLEEATAIAEEVGFPVLMRPSYVIGGQGMAVVHDHAELAATINGWLNHPDSKSFFPLLVDKYVPGQEAEVDAVCDGESVIIPGIFQHVEKAGIHSGDSVALFPAPGLSDEIKQKIARYTEAIAKEMGAVGLINIQFVIDGSTVYVLEVNPRASRTVPITSKVTGIPMVQLAVQAQLGGKLADMGYRTGLLPDIPFAVVKAPVFSTVKLNGVDPVLGPEMKSTGEVLGLGRTFAEAAGKAFAFKDKWYGDWKAGHTVIVSLKDADKQGGVGRTLAQLKAEGAVLAATLGTAEWLQANGVAVSHVIADEAKLIELLQKEKAAFALVTATVGNRQGRTGFAIRGRLVQHGVPLFSAVETFDLYVKSIQEKRGGSHAASEDIGTLSKLAAQQA
- a CDS encoding carbamoyl phosphate synthase small subunit, which translates into the protein MSTEKKGLGIGYLTLESGEVFTGTLYGAPITGFGEVVFHTGMTGYQEVMTDPSFAGQIVTFTYPLIGNYGINERDYEAAKPALTGMIVSELCMEPSHYESNKTLAEAAEDFGFPILAGIDTRTITKRVRQDGPVFGVISDHPLEAQEVAAMRYKHAKKSLVANVSTQQVERYPGTGEHVVLVDLGMKQSILDALLELGCRVTVVPFDATYAQIKALQPDGLLFSNGPGDPEHLLAYCSEWRKAVEQYPTLGICLGHQVLALMYGGKTEKLAYGHRGSNHPVKDLTTGKVYLTSQNHGYVVKEEALDKRHLVVSYRNVNDGSVEGLRHLSLPVFSVQFHPEAHPGPSDTSHIFHQFMQSMRVVGAKNYA
- a CDS encoding aspartate aminotransferase family protein, giving the protein MSTIAAPLHLMNNYARWPISLVKGQGNQVWDDQGKQYLDFTSGIAVTSLGHVPPKVTAKLHEQLDTLWHCSNLVHVPQQAILAAKLSRLSGLDQAFFCNSGAEANEGLIKLARRYAQKVKGTDRFEIITFAQSFHGRTLATLTATGQDKVKDGFAPLPQGFVTVAYNDLEAVKAAITDKTCAIMLELIQGEGGVHPAEEAWVKGLRELCDEHGLLLLVDEIQTGIGRTGSWFAFQQYGVKPDAISLAKGLGSGFPIGAMVATKEVAEAFAPGTHGTTFGGNPLATTAGIATLEAMEEANILQQVAKVHALLVQELEQLKAAHPDKVVTVRGKGLLLGVELTVPAAGAVNYAREKKGVILLTAGPNVVRLLPSFITTEAEVKQAVAALSEGLSQA